In the genome of Candidatus Microbacterium phytovorans, one region contains:
- a CDS encoding DMT family transporter, protein MTSAPSPARLPAAIALSGAVLVGILTAIQARINGELGLRLGDGLVAAAISFGSGLALLALCSLLLPSGRRGFRALTTGLRERTIPWWMLAGGAAGALTVATQGLAVAVIGVSLFTVGVVAGQTVNGLVLDRVGYGPAGVVAVTVPRVLGGVLALAAVAVSLQGGVLDRIPLWMLILPLVAGVGIAWQQATNGRLRQRVGTPLTATLVNFIGGTILLVLAALISVAVSGPPATVPGEPWLFVGGAIGVVYIFMSAALVVHTGVLLLGLGTVAGQLLTAFAIDVAFPAASGPGWAIELTMVAIALVSVVVAAAPWRARRRPQS, encoded by the coding sequence TGACATCCGCCCCCTCACCCGCGCGCCTGCCCGCGGCGATCGCCCTGTCGGGTGCGGTGCTCGTCGGCATCCTCACCGCGATACAGGCGCGGATCAACGGCGAACTGGGCCTGCGGCTGGGCGACGGACTCGTCGCGGCGGCCATCTCGTTCGGCTCCGGCCTCGCGCTCCTCGCCCTGTGCTCGCTCCTGCTGCCGTCGGGGCGCCGAGGCTTCCGTGCGCTCACGACGGGGCTGCGGGAGCGCACGATCCCGTGGTGGATGCTGGCGGGGGGAGCCGCGGGCGCCCTCACGGTGGCGACCCAGGGCCTCGCCGTCGCGGTGATCGGCGTCTCGCTGTTCACCGTGGGGGTGGTCGCGGGTCAGACCGTGAACGGACTCGTCCTCGACCGGGTCGGCTACGGCCCGGCCGGCGTCGTGGCCGTCACCGTCCCCCGGGTGCTGGGTGGGGTGCTCGCGCTCGCCGCAGTCGCCGTGTCGTTGCAGGGCGGCGTGCTCGACCGCATCCCGCTGTGGATGCTGATCCTTCCGCTCGTGGCGGGCGTCGGGATCGCCTGGCAGCAGGCGACCAACGGTCGTCTCCGCCAGCGCGTGGGCACACCGCTCACCGCGACCCTCGTGAACTTCATCGGCGGCACGATCCTTCTCGTGCTCGCCGCGCTCATCAGCGTCGCCGTCTCAGGCCCGCCCGCCACGGTGCCGGGGGAGCCCTGGCTGTTCGTCGGCGGGGCGATCGGCGTCGTCTACATCTTCATGTCGGCGGCGCTCGTGGTGCACACCGGCGTGCTTCTCCTCGGACTCGGCACCGTGGCCGGTCAGCTGCTCACCGCCTTCGCGATCGATGTCGCGTTTCCCGCGGCATCCGGGCCGGGATGGGCGATCGAGCTCACGATGGTCGCGATCGCCCTCGTTTCGGTCGTCGTGGCGGCAGCGCCGTGGCGCGCACGCCGTCGCCCTCAGAGCTGA